One Streptomyces sp. ML-6 genomic region harbors:
- a CDS encoding glycerol-3-phosphate dehydrogenase/oxidase has protein sequence MRTATLGPAERAEALAAMAERELDVLVVGAGVVGAGTTLDAVTRGLSTGLVEARDWASGTSSRSSKLIHGGLRYLEMLDFALVREALKERGLLLQRLAPHLVRPVPFLYPLQHKGWERFYAGSGVALYDAMSVSSGHGRGLPVHRHLSRRHALRVAPALRKDALVGALQYYDAQMDDARYVTTLVRTASGYGAHVANRARVIGFLREGERVVGARVEDVETGREYEVRAKQVVNATGVWTDDTQALIGERGQFHVRASKGIHLVVPKDRIHSTTGLILRTEKSVLFVIPWGRHWIVGTTDTDWDLDKAHPAASSADIDYLLEHVNSVLATPLTRDDVEGVYAGLRPLLAGESDATSKLSREHTVAHPLPGLVVVAGGKYTTYRVMAKDAVDEAVHGLDQRVAACVTEDIPLLGAEGYRALWNARARIAARTGLHVARVEHLLNRYGSMTEEILELVVGDPALGEPLPAADDYLKAEIVYAASHEGARHLDDVLTRRTRISIETFDRGTRSARICAELMAPVLGWDEGQVDREVEHYEKRVQAERESQRQPDDLTADAARLGAPDIVPI, from the coding sequence GTGAGGACAGCGACACTGGGACCTGCGGAACGCGCCGAGGCGCTGGCCGCGATGGCCGAGCGCGAACTGGACGTGCTGGTCGTGGGAGCGGGCGTGGTCGGCGCCGGTACGACGCTGGACGCGGTGACGAGAGGGCTCTCGACCGGCCTGGTCGAGGCCCGCGACTGGGCGTCGGGCACGTCGAGCAGGTCGAGCAAGCTGATCCACGGCGGTCTGCGCTATCTGGAGATGCTCGACTTCGCGCTCGTGCGGGAGGCGCTGAAGGAGCGCGGTCTGCTCCTCCAGCGGCTGGCCCCGCACCTGGTGAGGCCGGTGCCCTTCCTCTACCCCTTGCAGCACAAGGGCTGGGAGCGGTTCTACGCCGGTTCCGGGGTCGCGCTCTACGACGCGATGTCGGTGTCGTCGGGCCACGGCCGGGGGCTGCCCGTGCACCGGCACCTCTCCCGCCGCCACGCCCTGCGCGTCGCCCCGGCGCTGCGGAAGGACGCCCTGGTCGGGGCGTTGCAGTACTACGACGCGCAGATGGACGACGCCCGCTACGTGACGACACTGGTGCGCACCGCCTCCGGTTACGGCGCGCACGTGGCCAACCGGGCGCGGGTGATCGGTTTCCTGCGGGAGGGCGAGCGGGTCGTCGGCGCCCGCGTCGAGGACGTCGAGACGGGCCGGGAGTACGAGGTCAGGGCCAAACAGGTGGTCAACGCGACCGGGGTGTGGACGGACGACACCCAGGCGCTGATCGGGGAGCGCGGCCAGTTCCACGTACGGGCGTCCAAGGGCATCCACCTGGTCGTCCCCAAGGACCGCATCCACTCCACGACCGGGCTGATCCTGCGGACCGAGAAGTCCGTCCTCTTCGTCATCCCGTGGGGCCGGCACTGGATCGTCGGGACGACGGACACCGACTGGGACCTGGACAAGGCGCACCCGGCGGCCTCCAGCGCCGATATCGACTACCTGCTCGAACACGTCAACTCGGTCCTGGCCACGCCCCTGACCAGGGACGACGTCGAGGGCGTCTACGCCGGCCTGCGGCCGTTGCTGGCCGGGGAGTCCGACGCCACCAGCAAGCTCTCGCGCGAGCACACGGTGGCGCATCCGCTGCCGGGCCTCGTGGTCGTGGCGGGCGGCAAGTACACGACGTACCGGGTGATGGCGAAGGACGCGGTGGACGAGGCGGTGCACGGCCTCGACCAGCGGGTGGCGGCCTGCGTCACCGAGGACATCCCGCTGCTGGGGGCCGAGGGGTACCGGGCCCTGTGGAACGCCCGCGCGAGGATCGCGGCCAGGACCGGCCTCCACGTCGCCCGGGTGGAGCACCTGCTCAACCGCTACGGGTCCATGACCGAGGAGATCCTCGAACTCGTCGTCGGCGATCCGGCGCTGGGCGAACCGCTGCCCGCGGCCGACGACTACCTGAAGGCCGAGATCGTCTACGCGGCCTCGCACGAGGGCGCGCGTCATCTCGACGACGTACTGACCCGTCGTACCCGGATCTCCATAGAGACCTTCGACCGGGGCACGCGCAGCGCCAGGATCTGCGCGGAGCTGATGGCGCCGGTGCTGGGCTGGGACGAGGGGCAGGTCGACCGGGAGGTCGAGCACTACGAGAAGCGGGTGCAGGCGGAACGGGAGTCGCAGCGGCAGCCGGACGACCTCACGGCGGACGCGGCGCGGCTCGGGGCCCCGGACATCGTGCCGATCTAA
- a CDS encoding serine hydrolase domain-containing protein translates to MPIPRALFVTPLVLVLLLLGTATPPSEPHLAPAATHLPRLVARGGAPTAALLARRVPPAPYDTYRSTGPGIRQADRFRVGSITKTFVATVVLQLAGERRLRLSDTVDRLLPGLIGGHGNDGRRITLRALLNHTSGLYDYTADASAHPVSPAEAIRVALAHRPTGAPGRYAYSNTNYAVLGLVVQRVTGHGYATEIRDRILNPLRLTGTSLPGARTGLPDPHGRGYTRDPADGTLRDVTVLDPRTAGAAGELISTLGDLDRFQSALLGGRLLPPAQLTAMLDTEATHGSYGLGIQPRKLSCGTTVWGHSGRIAGSYVRTAATRDGRHTLTYRTNTDTLTDGEALEQALLDAEFCTPAPSS, encoded by the coding sequence ATGCCGATACCCAGGGCACTGTTCGTCACCCCGTTGGTGCTGGTGCTGCTCCTCCTGGGAACAGCGACCCCGCCCAGCGAACCACACCTTGCCCCCGCGGCCACCCACCTTCCGCGGCTCGTCGCCCGGGGAGGCGCCCCCACGGCGGCATTGCTGGCCCGTCGGGTCCCTCCCGCACCGTACGACACCTACCGCTCGACGGGACCGGGTATCCGACAGGCGGACCGGTTCCGGGTCGGCAGCATCACCAAGACCTTCGTCGCCACGGTCGTGCTCCAACTCGCCGGGGAACGGCGGCTGCGCCTGTCCGACACCGTCGACCGGCTGCTGCCCGGACTGATCGGGGGGCACGGCAACGACGGCCGCCGCATCACCCTGCGCGCCCTGCTCAACCACACCAGCGGCCTGTACGACTACACCGCCGACGCGTCCGCCCATCCGGTCTCCCCCGCCGAAGCGATCCGGGTCGCCCTGGCCCACCGCCCGACGGGCGCCCCCGGCCGCTACGCCTACTCCAACACCAATTACGCCGTACTCGGACTCGTCGTTCAACGGGTCACCGGCCACGGCTACGCCACCGAGATCCGCGACCGCATCCTCAACCCCCTCCGTCTCACCGGCACCTCCCTCCCGGGCGCCCGCACCGGCCTGCCCGACCCGCACGGCCGCGGCTACACCCGCGACCCGGCCGACGGCACGCTCCGCGACGTCACCGTCCTCGACCCGCGCACGGCGGGCGCGGCCGGGGAGCTGATCTCCACCCTCGGCGACCTCGACCGTTTCCAGTCGGCCCTGTTGGGCGGCCGTCTCCTCCCGCCGGCCCAGCTGACGGCCATGCTGGACACGGAGGCCACGCACGGCTCCTACGGCCTGGGCATCCAGCCGCGAAAGCTGTCCTGCGGCACCACCGTCTGGGGCCACAGCGGCCGCATAGCGGGCAGTTACGTCCGTACCGCCGCCACCCGCGACGGGCGGCACACCCTGACGTACCGCACCAACACGGACACCCTGACCGACGGGGAGGCCCTCGAACAGGCACTGCTCGACGCGGAGTTCTGCACCCCCGCCCCTTCCTCCTGA
- a CDS encoding serine/threonine-protein kinase: MSEAEQAREPQRDTDGRLLAGRYRLGEVLGRGGMGTVWRAADETLGRTVAVKELRFPSAIDEDEKRRLITRTLREAKAIARIRNNGAVTVYDVVDEDDRPWIVMELIEGKSLAEAIREDGVLTPKRAAEVGLAILDVLRSAHREGILHRDVKPSNVLIAEDGRVVLTDFGIAQVEGDPSVTSTGMLVGAPSYISPERARGHKPGPPADLWSLGGLLYASVEGTPPYDKGSAIATLTAVMTEPLDPPKNAGPLKDVIYGLLAKDPEQRLDDAGARTLLNDVIHAPEKPEPAAVPPAEATQVMALPKTPDARPEAASKPAEQGEGARDRLRGALRSVRNAKAAPVAAAGTAAAATPATAAPPSAAAASGPASLSKPGRPAAPATGAARVASASVPPPRPATSPAAPPRASLTDVVPRRTLAIIAAVIALVLIGTILALTLDGDDKNNAGNGNGKDDKSTSAGPSTATGGSSTDTDSGTGGGSGKDQGKDQNGAQGQDADKGKDKGDGAAEGADGSKGDKPGDALPAGFRKVASKRFHFTVAMPENFRFDKTAGSNSGAIYNVDGGFPRIQIDYTDSPGGDAAAAWNAARAAVAATSRGYKHFGIKKVEYNGYPTVADWQFERTQQGQPVHVLNRGFKVDAGHGYAIMISCKADEWNDAECRKLRQVAFDTFKPVD, from the coding sequence ATGTCGGAGGCGGAGCAGGCACGGGAGCCCCAACGGGACACGGACGGACGCCTCCTCGCGGGTCGGTACCGGCTCGGGGAAGTGCTCGGCCGGGGCGGTATGGGCACGGTCTGGCGTGCCGCCGACGAAACGCTGGGCCGCACGGTCGCGGTCAAGGAACTGAGGTTCCCCTCGGCCATCGACGAGGACGAGAAGCGCCGTCTCATCACGCGCACCCTGCGCGAGGCGAAGGCGATCGCCAGGATTCGCAACAACGGCGCAGTGACGGTCTACGACGTGGTCGACGAGGACGACCGGCCGTGGATCGTGATGGAGCTCATCGAGGGCAAGTCCCTCGCCGAGGCCATCCGCGAGGACGGGGTCCTGACGCCGAAGCGGGCGGCCGAGGTCGGCCTCGCGATACTCGACGTGCTCAGATCGGCGCACCGCGAGGGCATCCTGCACCGTGACGTGAAGCCGTCCAACGTGCTGATCGCCGAGGACGGCCGGGTCGTGCTGACCGACTTCGGCATCGCCCAGGTCGAGGGCGACCCGTCGGTCACCTCGACGGGCATGCTCGTCGGCGCGCCCTCGTACATCTCCCCGGAGCGCGCCCGCGGGCACAAGCCGGGCCCGCCCGCCGACCTGTGGTCGCTCGGCGGCCTGCTGTACGCCAGCGTCGAGGGCACCCCGCCGTACGACAAGGGCTCGGCGATCGCCACCCTGACCGCGGTGATGACCGAGCCGCTCGACCCGCCGAAGAACGCCGGTCCGCTGAAGGACGTCATCTACGGCCTCCTCGCCAAGGACCCCGAGCAGCGGCTCGACGACGCGGGCGCCCGCACCCTGCTCAACGACGTGATCCACGCTCCCGAGAAGCCGGAGCCGGCGGCGGTTCCGCCCGCCGAGGCCACCCAGGTCATGGCCCTGCCCAAGACGCCGGACGCCCGCCCCGAGGCGGCGTCGAAGCCCGCGGAGCAGGGCGAGGGCGCGCGGGACCGGCTGCGGGGCGCGCTGCGTTCCGTGCGCAACGCGAAGGCGGCCCCGGTCGCCGCCGCCGGTACGGCCGCTGCCGCCACGCCGGCCACCGCCGCGCCCCCGTCCGCCGCCGCGGCGAGCGGTCCGGCATCCCTGTCGAAGCCCGGTCGGCCCGCCGCCCCGGCGACCGGCGCGGCCAGGGTGGCCTCCGCCTCCGTGCCGCCGCCCCGTCCGGCCACGTCGCCGGCCGCCCCGCCGCGCGCGTCCCTCACGGACGTGGTGCCGCGCCGCACCCTGGCGATCATCGCCGCGGTGATCGCGCTCGTCCTGATCGGCACGATCCTCGCGCTCACGCTCGACGGGGACGACAAGAACAACGCGGGCAATGGCAACGGCAAGGACGACAAGTCCACCTCGGCCGGGCCCTCGACGGCCACCGGGGGCTCCTCCACGGACACCGACAGCGGCACCGGCGGAGGCAGCGGCAAGGACCAGGGCAAGGACCAGAACGGCGCCCAGGGCCAGGACGCGGACAAGGGCAAGGACAAGGGCGACGGCGCGGCCGAGGGGGCGGACGGCTCGAAGGGCGACAAGCCCGGTGACGCCCTGCCCGCCGGGTTCCGGAAGGTCGCGAGCAAGCGCTTCCACTTCACGGTGGCCATGCCCGAGAACTTCCGGTTCGACAAGACGGCCGGCAGCAACTCCGGGGCGATCTACAACGTCGACGGCGGCTTCCCGCGCATCCAGATCGACTACACCGACTCGCCCGGCGGCGACGCCGCCGCGGCCTGGAACGCCGCGCGGGCCGCCGTCGCCGCCACCAGCAGGGGCTACAAGCACTTCGGCATCAAGAAGGTCGAGTACAACGGCTACCCGACCGTCGCCGACTGGCAGTTCGAGCGCACCCAGCAGGGCCAGCCGGTCCATGTGCTCAACCGGGGCTTCAAGGTCGACGCCGGCCACGGCTACGCGATCATGATCAGCTGCAAGGCGGACGAGTGGAACGACGCGGAGTGCCGGAAGCTGCGTCAGGTCGCGTTCGACACGTTCAAACCCGTCGACTGA
- a CDS encoding protein kinase, protein MDDYAGRVLADRYRLPLSRSDEYEPVETRAFDTYSGQEVLVRQVPLPEVVDAEVLGADGSVPTGFRGAGGAVRQPADPVVRRAVEAAQAAAQVPDHPRLGQVFDVFAEAGSLWIVSEFVAARPLASLLAERPLNPFRAAEIGSDVLAALRALHAHGWTHRNITARTVLVCDDGRVLLTGLAAGAAEEALCGYVTTPRPDDEDDDHEDEYDHGDEYDHGDEYDEEDGYDRSEAEAGVFAPPRPAVPPAPAPMAEVPASRGRMAIGTGREDDGPYGDGDGDDEAYADGDPYTDDPHAEAGADADDDAPYPDAPHEDGDRAGDGHFGGEPFGGDRSGDVRREAAPGLPGDLEAVPRPVNYAFPSSPSRDFTQSRSGRPDARRTGDDTTGTTAPYTGSPWSKGPYGDDTPHAEDPYEDDASEDDEDIHDAENVHDTDPGHHEGEDDRTPPGPASPPRRAYLIGSWNDGPGAGRPVPAGGSGQDALRAEARRGGAPGLPAHLPEQQSAGRWDEGDEDGRTGSGYRGPATPLAAERARQTRIAVVGAVTERWAPEQAGPVHENWRLAPPIGPATDLWALGALLYRAVQGHAPYPEENAAELVQMVCAEPPAFAEECGPLRPVVESLLRQDPTERPDFEELSGWLRSLVRSAPEPEAGLDVVPLPAADSARLPIVRRRGELVRRRRGRNAAHGRHRHTKGRPGRQAQPEQDLGLDLLGGFDRRDHTDRQDGFERPDGPRAERAPRPAKAPRPAKAPRAPREPKALRTPPRSAEGRAPRRLGRMLLLLILLVMAAAIAYAVLFLPKSDAGPGNGSSGPGASTSGAPDPGTGETGGQDPSGSQQPQTSRSAVALAPGYTLRKDAEGFEVGAPKSWRRTPANADRQIRYGGDGFSLLIVPGRDTVKSSGGDPLAYQADKELELQQFRDSEWSGSSGLRRIDVGRQAMAEGQFTWQDASGREVYARNLVMIVEGRYHVIQVIGPEDQRDKVSDIYEQAIASYRVTS, encoded by the coding sequence GTGGACGACTACGCGGGTCGGGTGCTTGCCGACCGCTACCGCCTTCCGTTGTCCCGGTCGGACGAGTACGAACCGGTCGAGACCCGGGCGTTCGACACCTACAGCGGGCAGGAAGTCCTGGTCCGGCAGGTGCCGTTGCCCGAGGTGGTGGACGCCGAGGTGCTCGGCGCGGACGGCTCGGTGCCGACCGGTTTCCGGGGCGCCGGAGGGGCGGTGCGGCAGCCGGCGGACCCGGTGGTGCGGCGTGCCGTCGAGGCGGCGCAGGCGGCGGCCCAGGTTCCCGACCACCCCCGGCTCGGCCAGGTCTTCGACGTGTTCGCCGAGGCGGGTTCGCTCTGGATCGTGAGCGAGTTCGTCGCGGCCCGCCCGCTCGCGAGCCTGCTCGCGGAGCGCCCGCTCAACCCCTTCCGGGCCGCCGAGATCGGCTCCGACGTGCTGGCCGCGCTGCGGGCGCTGCACGCCCATGGCTGGACCCACCGGAACATCACCGCCCGCACGGTGCTGGTCTGCGACGACGGACGCGTCCTGCTGACCGGCCTGGCGGCCGGGGCGGCGGAGGAGGCGCTCTGCGGCTACGTGACGACGCCGCGGCCCGACGACGAGGACGACGACCACGAGGACGAGTACGACCACGGGGATGAGTACGACCACGGGGACGAGTACGACGAGGAGGACGGATACGACCGATCCGAGGCCGAAGCCGGAGTGTTCGCGCCGCCCCGGCCCGCAGTGCCTCCGGCGCCCGCCCCCATGGCCGAGGTCCCGGCCTCGCGCGGCCGGATGGCGATAGGGACGGGCCGGGAGGACGACGGTCCGTACGGTGACGGCGACGGTGATGACGAGGCGTACGCCGACGGTGACCCGTACACCGACGACCCGCATGCGGAGGCCGGTGCGGATGCCGACGACGACGCCCCGTACCCCGATGCTCCGCACGAGGACGGCGACCGCGCCGGGGACGGTCACTTCGGTGGCGAGCCCTTCGGCGGCGACCGCTCCGGTGACGTGCGGAGAGAGGCGGCGCCGGGTCTCCCGGGCGATCTGGAGGCCGTGCCGCGCCCGGTGAACTACGCCTTCCCGTCGTCCCCGTCCAGGGATTTCACGCAGTCGCGGAGTGGGCGGCCCGACGCGAGGAGGACCGGCGACGACACCACCGGGACGACGGCCCCCTACACCGGATCTCCCTGGTCCAAGGGCCCGTACGGCGACGACACCCCGCACGCCGAGGACCCGTACGAGGACGACGCGAGCGAGGACGACGAGGACATCCACGACGCCGAGAACGTCCACGACACCGACCCCGGCCATCACGAGGGCGAGGACGACCGCACGCCCCCGGGCCCCGCGTCTCCCCCTCGGCGGGCGTACCTCATCGGCTCGTGGAACGACGGGCCCGGAGCGGGGCGTCCCGTGCCCGCCGGAGGATCGGGGCAGGACGCGCTGCGGGCCGAGGCCCGGCGCGGCGGCGCCCCGGGCCTCCCCGCGCACCTGCCGGAGCAGCAGTCGGCGGGCCGCTGGGACGAGGGCGACGAGGACGGCCGTACGGGCTCCGGCTACCGGGGCCCCGCCACCCCCCTCGCCGCCGAGCGCGCCCGGCAGACCCGGATCGCCGTCGTGGGCGCGGTCACCGAGCGCTGGGCGCCCGAGCAGGCCGGCCCCGTCCACGAGAACTGGCGCCTGGCGCCGCCGATCGGCCCCGCCACCGACCTCTGGGCGCTGGGTGCGCTGCTCTACCGCGCCGTTCAGGGCCACGCCCCCTACCCCGAGGAGAACGCGGCCGAGCTGGTGCAGATGGTGTGCGCCGAGCCGCCCGCCTTCGCCGAGGAGTGCGGCCCGCTGCGCCCCGTCGTGGAGTCCCTGCTGCGCCAGGACCCCACCGAGCGGCCGGACTTCGAGGAGCTGAGCGGCTGGCTGCGCTCCCTGGTGCGTTCGGCGCCCGAGCCCGAGGCCGGTCTGGACGTCGTGCCCCTGCCGGCCGCCGACAGTGCCCGGCTCCCCATCGTGCGCCGCCGGGGCGAGCTGGTCCGCCGTCGCCGCGGTCGCAACGCGGCCCACGGCCGTCACCGGCACACCAAGGGCAGGCCCGGCCGGCAGGCGCAGCCGGAGCAGGACCTCGGGCTCGACCTGCTGGGCGGATTCGACCGGCGGGACCACACCGACCGGCAGGACGGGTTCGAGCGACCGGACGGGCCCAGGGCCGAACGCGCCCCCAGGCCCGCCAAGGCTCCCAGACCCGCCAAGGCTCCCAGGGCGCCGCGCGAGCCCAAGGCGCTCCGCACCCCGCCCCGGTCCGCCGAGGGCCGGGCGCCGCGCAGGCTCGGGCGGATGCTCCTGCTGCTGATCCTGCTGGTCATGGCCGCGGCCATCGCGTATGCCGTGCTGTTCCTGCCCAAGTCGGACGCCGGACCGGGCAACGGCTCCTCGGGGCCCGGGGCGTCGACGTCCGGTGCGCCGGACCCCGGCACGGGGGAGACCGGCGGCCAGGATCCGTCCGGTTCCCAACAGCCGCAGACCAGCCGCTCCGCCGTCGCGCTCGCCCCCGGCTACACCCTGCGCAAGGACGCCGAGGGCTTCGAGGTCGGCGCGCCCAAGAGCTGGCGGCGCACCCCGGCCAACGCCGACCGTCAGATCCGTTACGGCGGCGACGGTTTCAGCCTGCTGATCGTCCCGGGCCGTGACACGGTCAAGTCCAGTGGCGGCGACCCGCTGGCGTACCAGGCCGACAAGGAGCTGGAGCTGCAGCAGTTCCGCGACTCCGAGTGGTCGGGATCGAGCGGGCTGCGCCGGATCGACGTGGGCCGACAGGCCATGGCGGAGGGCCAGTTCACCTGGCAGGACGCCTCGGGGCGCGAGGTGTACGCCCGCAACCTCGTGATGATCGTCGAGGGCCGCTACCACGTCATCCAGGTCATCGGCCCGGAGGACCAGCGTGACAAGGTTTCGGACATCTACGAACAAGCCATCGCTTCCTACCGCGTGACGTCCTGA
- a CDS encoding serine/threonine-protein kinase, translating to MEQSQGTETGLLLAGRYRLGEVLGRGGMGKVWRAHDEVLHRTVAVKELTAGQYVAEADRAVLHARTQKEARAAARITHPGVVTVHDVLEYDNRPWIVMQYVDGPSLADAAKESGEVEPREAARIGLHVLGALRAAHAAGVLHRDVKPGNVLLAGDGQVLLTDFGIAAIEGDSTITRTGELVGSIDYLAPERVRGADPGPASDLWSLGATLYTAVEGRSPFRRTSPISTMQAVVTDEPPPPGRAGPLAPVITALLRKEPDERPTAAEAERMLLDAMEGREPVAAQAFVPTQRVTGEMLNSLGQDDATGPTAPAPSPHSDAGPPATAPVTRRSRGRWRTAILVVAIAALVGGGAGLAAMKYGDRTEKSIGRTDPTGDAIDPGKAGTAPGKSGTDPGRPGTDPDAPSSSKATGPVKDVPDGWHRVEDPEGFSLIVPDGWERRMDGNQIDYTPDGGVRYIRISIDPAPDFENSYMHMLSLEKQLSERLPGYQRRTLHSNTYRDRPGSLWEFTWTETKQHPGPRHAIDQMYFGETGGPEYALYMTGPEENWETTRAQFDTMLRSWRAPGDSSE from the coding sequence GTGGAGCAATCACAGGGCACGGAAACGGGATTGTTGCTGGCCGGAAGGTACCGGTTGGGCGAAGTCCTGGGGCGCGGCGGCATGGGCAAGGTGTGGCGGGCCCACGACGAGGTGCTGCACCGCACGGTCGCGGTCAAGGAGCTGACCGCCGGGCAGTACGTCGCCGAGGCGGACCGGGCCGTCCTGCACGCCCGGACGCAGAAGGAGGCCCGGGCCGCCGCCCGGATCACGCACCCGGGCGTGGTCACCGTCCACGACGTGCTCGAGTACGACAACCGGCCCTGGATCGTCATGCAGTACGTCGACGGCCCGTCACTCGCCGACGCCGCCAAGGAGTCCGGCGAGGTGGAGCCGCGCGAGGCGGCCAGGATCGGCCTCCACGTGCTGGGCGCCCTGCGCGCCGCGCACGCGGCGGGGGTCCTGCACCGCGACGTGAAGCCCGGCAACGTCCTGCTCGCCGGGGACGGGCAGGTGCTGCTCACCGACTTCGGGATCGCCGCCATCGAGGGCGACTCGACCATCACCAGGACCGGCGAACTGGTCGGCTCCATCGACTACCTGGCGCCCGAACGGGTCCGCGGCGCCGACCCGGGGCCCGCCTCCGACCTGTGGTCGCTCGGCGCCACGCTCTACACCGCGGTCGAGGGGCGCTCGCCCTTCCGTCGCACGTCCCCGATCTCCACCATGCAGGCCGTCGTCACCGACGAGCCGCCGCCGCCCGGCCGGGCGGGCCCGCTCGCCCCCGTGATCACCGCGCTGCTCCGCAAGGAGCCGGACGAGCGTCCGACGGCGGCGGAGGCCGAGCGGATGCTGCTGGACGCCATGGAGGGCCGCGAACCCGTGGCCGCGCAGGCGTTCGTACCGACGCAGCGGGTCACCGGCGAGATGCTGAACTCCCTGGGCCAGGACGACGCCACCGGCCCGACGGCCCCCGCCCCGTCGCCCCACTCCGACGCCGGGCCGCCCGCCACGGCCCCGGTGACCCGCCGCAGCCGCGGACGCTGGCGCACCGCGATCCTGGTCGTCGCGATCGCGGCACTGGTCGGCGGCGGCGCGGGACTCGCCGCGATGAAGTACGGGGACCGCACGGAGAAGTCCATCGGGCGGACCGACCCGACCGGGGACGCCATCGACCCCGGCAAGGCCGGGACCGCCCCCGGCAAGTCCGGGACCGACCCCGGCAGACCCGGGACCGATCCCGACGCCCCGTCCTCCTCGAAGGCCACCGGTCCGGTGAAGGACGTGCCCGACGGCTGGCACCGGGTGGAGGACCCCGAGGGCTTCAGCCTGATCGTGCCCGACGGCTGGGAGCGCCGGATGGACGGCAACCAGATCGACTACACCCCGGACGGCGGTGTGCGCTACATCCGGATCAGCATCGACCCGGCGCCCGACTTCGAGAATTCGTACATGCACATGTTGAGCCTGGAGAAGCAGCTCTCCGAGCGGCTTCCCGGCTACCAGCGCCGGACCCTGCACTCCAACACCTACCGGGACCGGCCGGGATCGCTCTGGGAGTTCACCTGGACCGAGACCAAGCAGCACCCGGGGCCCCGGCACGCGATCGACCAGATGTACTTCGGGGAGACGGGCGGACCCGAGTACGCGCTGTACATGACGGGCCCGGAGGAGAACTGGGAGACGACCCGGGCGCAGTTCGACACGATGCTGCGCAGCTGGCGGGCGCCGGGCGACTCCTCCGAGTGA